A DNA window from Vigna angularis cultivar LongXiaoDou No.4 chromosome 1, ASM1680809v1, whole genome shotgun sequence contains the following coding sequences:
- the LOC108334990 gene encoding probable trehalose-phosphate phosphatase J: MTQQNVVLSKTKSGINRDLTVAQKPPAAPGGYIPIPRRRVLKNLEINGGQRINAWVDSMRASSPTHAKSSSSLAEEHSSWILRHPSALDMFEQIMDASRGKQIVMFLDYDGTLSPIVDDPDRAFMSDSMRKTVRKLARCFPTAIVTGRCRDKVYNFVRLAELYYAGSHGMDIQGPTRDSKYSNKDKGEPVLFQPASEFLPMIDEVYNQLVEKMKSIPGARVENNKFCASVHFRCVDEKKWSELAQEVRSVLKEYPKLRLNQGRKVLEIRPSIKWDKGKALEFLLESLGFANCNDVFPVYIGDDKTDEDAFKKLRDRGQGFGILVSKFPKDTTASYSLQEPNEVMDFLQRLVEWKQVSLRLRARSRV, encoded by the exons ATGACTCAGCAGAATGTGGTATTGTCCAAGACAAAATCCGGGATCAACAGGGACCTAACGGTTGCGCAAAAGCCACCGGCGGCGCCGGGAGGCTACATTCCCATTCCGAGAAGGAGGGTTTTGAAGAACCTTGAGATCAATGGAGGACAAAGAATCAATGCATGGGTTGATTCCATGAGAGCCTCTTCTCCCACCCATGCCAAATCATCCTCTTCCTTAGCTGAAGAACACAGCTCTTGGATT CTTCGCCACCCTTCGGCATTAGACATGTTTGAGCAAATTATGGATGCATCCAGGGGAAAGCAAATCGTCATGTTCCTGGACTATGATGGTACTTTGTCACCTATTGTTGATGATCCAGACCGTGCTTTCATGTCGGATTCG ATGAGGAAAACAGTGAGGAAACTTGCGAGGTGTTTTCCCACTGCTATAGTTACAGGCAGATGCAGAGACAAG GTTTACAATTTTGTGCGCTTGGCCGAGCTATATTATGCTGGAAGCCATGGCATGGATATCCAAGGGCCAACAAGAGACTCCAAATACAGCAACAAA GACAAAGGAGAGCCAGTTCTTTTCCAACCTGCCAGTGAATTTCTTCCCATGATAGATGAG GTGTACAACCAATTAGTTGAGAAAATGAAATCAATCCCTGGAGCAAGGGTGGAGAACAACAAGTTCTGCGCCTCTGTTCATTTTCGCTGCGTTGATGAAAAG AAATGGAGTGAACTGGCACAGGAAGTGAGATCAGTATTAAAAGAGTACCCGAAGCTTCGTCTTAACCAAGGAAGAAAG GTATTAGAGATTCGTCCATCCATTAAATGGGACAAAGGGAAAGCATTGGAATTTTTGTTAGAGTCACTTG GATTTGCCAACTGTAACGATGTCTTTCCTGTTTACATTGGAGATGATAAAACCGATGAAGATGCATTCAAG AAACTTAGAGACAGAGGACAAGGTTTTGGGATTCTTGTCTCGAAATTCCCAAAGGACACTACTGCATCATACTCTTTACAAGAACCTAACGAG GTGATGGATTTCCTTCAACGATTGGTGGAATGGAAACAAGTATCCCTTCGTCTCCGAGCACGTTCCCGTGTGTAA